The Streptomyces sp. NBC_01268 genome window below encodes:
- a CDS encoding aspartate aminotransferase family protein, producing MTGEFDLRALLAERGGERYELHARHLNHQLPRMLHTIGFDKVYERAEGAHFWDADGADYLDMLAGFGVMGLGRHHPVVRKALHDVLDAQLADLTRFDCQPLPGLLAERLLAHSPHLDRVFFGNSGTEAVETALKFARCATGRPRVLYCSHAFHGLTTGSLSVNGEDGFRDGFGPLLPDTAIGLGDLDALERELRKGDVAAFVVEPIQGKGVLESPPGFLRAAQELLHRHGALLIADEVQTGLGRTGDFYAYQHEEGVEPDLVCVAKALSGGYVPVGATLGKDWIFKKVYSSMDRVLVHSASFGANAQAMAAGLAVLSVMEAEGTVAHVRRIGGLLSARLRELVPRYELLKEVRGRGLMIGIEFGRPSSLGLRSRWTMLQAARKGLFAQMVVVPLLQRHRILTQVSGDHLEVIKLIPPLVIDEADVDRFVTAFTAVMDDAHGGGGLMWDFGKTLVKQAVAQR from the coding sequence ATGACGGGCGAGTTCGACCTGCGGGCCCTGCTCGCCGAGCGCGGGGGCGAGCGGTACGAGCTGCACGCCCGGCACCTCAACCACCAGCTCCCGCGCATGCTCCACACCATCGGCTTCGACAAGGTGTACGAGCGGGCCGAGGGCGCCCACTTCTGGGACGCGGACGGGGCGGACTACCTGGACATGCTCGCCGGCTTCGGCGTCATGGGCCTGGGCCGGCACCACCCCGTCGTCCGCAAGGCGCTGCACGACGTCCTCGACGCCCAGCTCGCCGACCTCACCCGCTTCGACTGCCAGCCGCTGCCCGGACTGCTCGCCGAGCGGCTGCTCGCCCACAGCCCCCACCTCGACCGGGTCTTCTTCGGCAACAGCGGCACCGAGGCCGTGGAGACCGCCCTCAAGTTCGCCCGCTGCGCCACGGGGCGGCCGAGGGTCCTCTACTGCTCCCACGCCTTCCACGGGCTGACCACCGGCTCGCTCTCCGTCAACGGCGAGGACGGCTTCCGGGACGGCTTCGGCCCGCTGCTGCCGGACACGGCGATCGGCCTCGGCGACCTCGACGCCCTGGAGCGGGAGCTGCGCAAGGGGGACGTGGCCGCGTTCGTCGTGGAGCCGATCCAGGGCAAGGGCGTCCTGGAGTCCCCGCCGGGCTTCCTGCGCGCCGCCCAGGAGCTGCTGCACCGGCACGGGGCGCTGCTGATCGCCGACGAGGTGCAGACCGGCCTCGGCCGGACCGGCGACTTCTACGCGTACCAGCACGAGGAGGGAGTCGAGCCGGACCTGGTCTGCGTCGCCAAGGCGCTCTCCGGCGGCTACGTGCCGGTCGGCGCCACGCTCGGCAAGGACTGGATCTTCAAGAAGGTCTACTCGTCGATGGACCGGGTCCTGGTCCACTCGGCCAGCTTCGGGGCGAACGCGCAGGCCATGGCCGCCGGGCTCGCGGTGCTCTCGGTCATGGAGGCCGAGGGCACCGTCGCCCACGTCCGGCGGATCGGCGGCCTGCTCTCCGCCCGGCTGCGGGAGCTCGTGCCGCGCTACGAGCTGCTGAAGGAGGTCCGGGGCCGCGGGCTGATGATCGGCATCGAGTTCGGGCGCCCGTCCTCCCTGGGGCTGCGCAGCCGCTGGACGATGCTGCAGGCGGCCCGCAAGGGTCTCTTCGCGCAGATGGTCGTGGTGCCGCTGCTCCAGCGGCACCGGATCCTCACCCAGGTGTCGGGCGACCATCTGGAAGTGATCAAGTTGATCCCGCCGCTGGTCATCGACGAGGCGGACGTGGACCGCTTCGTGACCGCCTTCACGGCGGTGATGGACGACGCCCACGGCGGCGGCGGACTGATGTGGGACTTCGGGAAGACGCTGGTCAAGCAGGCGGTCGCGCAACGCTGA